In Zingiber officinale cultivar Zhangliang chromosome 8B, Zo_v1.1, whole genome shotgun sequence, a single genomic region encodes these proteins:
- the LOC122013632 gene encoding uncharacterized protein LOC122013632: MDACDEADEETVRFFVNASVVTISVNLSSMSILNGTNFKDWKENILIVLGCMDLDLTLRTEQSTAPTDISSSELRAKYEKWDRSNCMSLMIIKRGIPEAFRGAVSHSVTKVKEYLDEIEKRFAKNDKAETSTILKSLISMKYKGKGNIREYIMEMSHLASKLKALNLELSDDMLVHLVFISLPNQFSQFQINYNCQREKCTLNELISYCVQEEKRLKQINAESAYLASTPKDKGKKRKNEATKGRYVKKQK, from the exons ATGGATGCGTGTGACGAAGCTGACGAAGAAACAGTTCGTTTCTTCGTaaatg CAAGTGTTGTTACTATTTCTGTTAACTTAAGTTCAATGTCGATCCTTAATGGTACAAATTTTAAGGATTGGAAGGAGAACATTTTAATTGTTCTTGGCTGCATGGATCTAGATCTTACGCTTAGGACAGAGCAATCCACTGCTCCTACAGATATTAGTTCCTCTGAACTGAGGGCTAAATATGAGAAGTGGGATCGCTCTAACTGTATGAGTCTTATGATCATCAAGCGCGGTATACCTGAGGCATTTAGGGGTGCAGTGTCTCATAGTGTCACCAAAGTTAAGGAATATCTCGATGAGATTGAAAAGCGCTTTGCCAAAAATGATAAGGCGGAAACAAGCACAATTTTGAAGAGCTTGATTTCCATGAagtataaaggcaagggaaatATTCGAGAATATATTATGGAAATGTCCCACCTTGCATCAAAATTAAAGGCACTTAATCTTGAATTGTCGGATGACATGCTTGTGCATTTAGTGTTTATTTCTCTTCCGAACCAATTTAGTCAATTTCAGATCAATTATAACTGTCAAAGAGAGAAATGTACTCTTAATGAGCTCATTTCATATTGTGTTCAAGAGGAAAAGAGGTTGAAACAAATCAATGCTGAAAGTGCCTATTTGGCAAGCACCCCTAAAGATAAGggcaagaaaagaaagaatgaggcTACTAAAGGTCGTTATGTGAAGAAACAAAAGTAG